One genomic region from Anolis sagrei isolate rAnoSag1 chromosome 7, rAnoSag1.mat, whole genome shotgun sequence encodes:
- the LOC132782488 gene encoding small serum protein 2-like, with protein MVDGKWVLPDECFDSSDGTSHPIGSTWNSSHCMRCSCWDTGMRCCTRYIPVSRPGCKAILDWETCKYKFYKLEDLSQPCSP; from the exons ATGGTAGATG GCAAGTGGGTACTTCCAGATGAATGTTTTGACAGTTCTGATGGGACGAGTCATCCTATTGGGTCTACCTGGAATTCATCTCATTGCATGAGATGCTCCTGTTGGGATACTGGAATGCGATGCTGTACCAG GTATATTCCTGTGAGCAGACCAGGGTGCAAAGCAATTTTGGATTGGGAAACCTGTAAATATAAGTTCTACAAACTGGAGGACCTCTCCCAGCCATGTTCCCCTTAA